AGCTTAATATATATCTCTGTACATAGGGCTTAGCTTAATCTCTGGATCATCGATATCTCTATCAGCTGGCCGGAGCGCGTTGGGGGTTGTAGTTACGTGGAAATTGTTGCCACGATCTGTCGATCAATTGATTAATCAGTGTACGAACGTGCGTGGAAGTTGCACGATCGATTAATCAAGCAATTGTGCTTtgagcctagctagctagctaatccCTTGTTTTGTAATTAACCGCacggttttgttatttctcttGGTCGTCCCAACTCCAAGTTGCAAACTATTGGTTCGCTGAAAGCCTGAAAATAACCCGGCCAATTTCGTTGTTGTTAGTTCGTTCTTGAGTAAAATATACCCGCGGTTCTAATATTATCGACAAGGTGTCAAGTTAGTTCTAAAATTAGTAAACTGAATATTTAGGTCCCAACTTTTTATAAAGTGGGTCACGACAGGTCCTAAGCTCGGACATGAGTGTTTGGCCGGCCTACGTGGTACGTTGACCTAATACACGTAGGCTAAAGGGCCCGCTAGACATAACTGACGCAAGGAAAAATGCACCCACAGTCCTAATATGATTGACGATGTGCAAAGTTAGTCCTACACTtactaaactgcatatttatgTCCGTTTTTGTTAAATGGGTCACGACAGGTCCTAAGCTCGTTCACCGCGCAACCCTGCGACCCCCCATGTTATGTCCTACAATATTATTGATTACCCTTGCATCTCCAATATTATGATTTTCCATCTCCGATGGCTTTGACAAACACAcgtattcttttcttcttcttttcgatgCCCCCCGTTCCTCCTGAAGGTGGTGAATTCCtatgcatggatgcatggaCTCAGCCGTTAAAAAACGGCTGCACCGAACTTGTTCGGCCAGTTCACGTGGTGTGACATGAGGACACATTAGGGACACGATTCAGATTCAACGATATAAATGTCTCGTGATAccctccttttccttttcgaagaagagaaaaatcccggcacGCGAACTTCTACCTAGCTAGTACCAGCTGGCATCGTTAGTGGTTCTGCAGTTCTTCCTGATCTCCCAACCGGCGCCCTCGTCCATGGGAAGCTCGCTGAGCTTACCCATGGCCTTGCCAAAGAGGTCGTACCACGTGTCGGCGTCCTTCTTGTACAGTTCCATCGCGTCCCTGGCAGCCTTGTCCTGCGTCAGCACCCAATCGGAGTTGAAGAGCACCATGTTCTGGAGGTTGGCCGTGTAGTAGCTGTTGTCCAGGACACCCTTGTCCGCCACGTTAACCCCTTGGTCGTCATAGAAGGACAGTTTCCGGACATTGTCCATGTCGCGGACGTTGTTGCTCTCGTTCGGGTTCGGCGTCGTTACACCGTCTTTCGCTGTCTGCACGCCGAGCTGGAGTTGGTACAAGGTGTTGATCTTGCCGACGGCGGGCAGTCGCAGGCGGTGCTTGAAGGAGGTGTAGTTTGCGACGCCCACGGCGTGTGCGCCGGAGAGGACGACGAGCTCCGTGGCGTCGAAGCCCTTGGTTTTGAATATCTCTACGAGGTCCGGGAAGCTGGCGGTGGGGAGCGGGAGGAACTCGTTGGCGTGCTCTGCGGATGAGACGAGGCCGTCCTTACGG
The Brachypodium distachyon strain Bd21 chromosome 2, Brachypodium_distachyon_v3.0, whole genome shotgun sequence genome window above contains:
- the LOC100830311 gene encoding peroxidase 2 — its product is MDNVRKLSFYDDQGVNVADKGVLDNSYYTANLQNMVLFNSDWVLTQDKAARDAMELYKKDADTWYDLFGKAMGKLSELPMDEGAGWEIRKNCRTTNDASWY